A single genomic interval of Bradyrhizobium sp. sBnM-33 harbors:
- a CDS encoding acyl-CoA synthetase — translation MTSIISGERQISYPEIHARIARAAEGFKALDVGGGTPVGMMLRNDFAFFEVSGAAAALGSPVVPINWHLKAEEVAYILADSGAKILVCHADLLPQIREGLASDVRLLVVATPPEIAAAFNVAPGLTPVPDGMTDWDRWRDMHAPSQESPIGSAPMFYTSGTTGLPKGVRRKPMTPEQAAASARVGGIAYGVKPNEEQVILMNGPMYHSAPNSYGMLAFRSGCTIVLEPRFDPEDMLQLIERHRVTHMHMVPTMFVRLLRLPDEVRRRYDLSSLRFVVHGAAPCPPQVKRDMICWWGPVINEYFGSTETGIPVWHSAEEALAKPGTVGRAIEGGVVKIFRPDGSLCDIGEPGEIFMRQMSVPDFGYHGKAEARAEAGRDGLVSVGDVGYLDEDGYLFLCDRKRDMVISGGVNIYPAEIENALISMDSVRDCAVFGVPDDEFGERLFACIEPEANASLSPIAVQEFLRGKLANFKVPKDIQFMDAMPREATGKIFKRKLRDMYAEGRLRAIV, via the coding sequence ATGACATCGATCATCAGCGGCGAACGCCAGATCAGCTATCCCGAAATCCACGCCCGCATCGCGCGGGCGGCGGAGGGATTTAAAGCACTCGACGTCGGCGGCGGAACGCCGGTCGGCATGATGCTGCGCAACGACTTTGCATTCTTCGAAGTCTCCGGCGCTGCCGCGGCGCTGGGCAGCCCCGTGGTGCCGATCAACTGGCATTTGAAGGCCGAGGAAGTCGCCTATATTCTCGCCGACAGCGGCGCGAAAATCCTGGTCTGCCATGCCGACCTGCTGCCGCAGATCAGGGAAGGCCTGGCTTCCGACGTTCGGCTACTGGTGGTGGCGACACCGCCCGAAATCGCCGCGGCCTTCAACGTGGCACCCGGGCTGACCCCAGTCCCCGACGGGATGACGGATTGGGACCGCTGGCGTGACATGCATGCGCCCTCGCAGGAGTCTCCGATCGGCAGCGCGCCGATGTTCTACACGTCGGGCACGACAGGCCTGCCCAAAGGCGTGCGCCGCAAGCCGATGACGCCGGAACAGGCCGCGGCCTCCGCGCGGGTCGGCGGCATCGCCTATGGCGTCAAGCCGAACGAGGAGCAGGTCATCCTGATGAACGGCCCGATGTACCATTCGGCGCCGAACTCCTACGGCATGCTGGCATTCCGCAGCGGCTGCACAATCGTGCTCGAACCGCGCTTCGACCCCGAAGACATGCTGCAATTGATCGAGCGCCACCGCGTTACCCACATGCACATGGTGCCGACGATGTTCGTCCGCCTGCTGCGGCTGCCGGATGAGGTGAGGCGCCGCTACGATCTGTCGTCGCTGCGCTTCGTCGTGCATGGTGCGGCGCCCTGCCCGCCGCAGGTCAAGCGCGACATGATCTGTTGGTGGGGACCGGTCATCAACGAATATTTCGGCTCGACCGAAACCGGCATCCCGGTGTGGCATTCGGCCGAGGAGGCACTTGCAAAGCCCGGCACCGTCGGCCGCGCCATCGAGGGCGGCGTCGTCAAGATTTTCCGCCCCGATGGTTCGCTGTGCGATATTGGCGAGCCCGGTGAGATCTTCATGCGGCAAATGTCGGTTCCGGATTTCGGTTATCACGGCAAGGCCGAAGCACGCGCCGAAGCTGGCCGCGACGGCCTCGTCAGTGTCGGCGACGTCGGGTACCTCGACGAAGACGGCTATTTGTTCCTGTGCGACCGCAAACGCGACATGGTGATTTCAGGCGGCGTCAACATCTATCCCGCCGAGATCGAGAATGCGCTGATCAGCATGGACAGCGTGCGCGACTGCGCGGTATTCGGCGTGCCCGACGATGAATTCGGCGAACGGCTTTTTGCGTGCATCGAGCCAGAAGCGAATGCGTCGCTATCGCCGATCGCGGTGCAGGAGTTTCTGCGCGGCAAGCTTGCCAACTTCAAGGTGCCCAAGGACATTCAGTTCATGGACGCCATGCCGCGCGAAGCCACCGGCAAGATTTTTAAGCGCAAGCTGCGGGATATGTATGCCGAGGGGCGCCTGCGGGCCATTGTGTAG
- a CDS encoding DUF2855 family protein → MQSTDFVVARNDLQQCKTIETQLPDIAALPDEALLVKVTRFAFTANNITYAVLGDHLKYWQLFPAPEGFGNVPVWGFGEVIASKHSGIAVGETLFGYFPMSTHLVIEAADISKRALRDAAAHRQDVAPVYNAYARVSGDPSFAGRQGDYQALLRPLFMLSFLVDDFLAENEFYGARSVMLSSASSKTAYGLAHLLHARGNGIKVIGLTSAGNTSFVKSLGCYDEVVTYENVSSLPTNSAVAYVDMAGNSPLRATLHRHFGEHMKYSGIVGLTHRKSSPDEPAQALPGAKPQFFFAPDHIRKRAKEWGPGGVEMRFGAAWSGFVPNLERWMKVIESHGPAAVQRAYLDTLNGRVPPDQGLILSLSE, encoded by the coding sequence ATGCAATCCACCGACTTCGTCGTCGCCCGCAATGATCTGCAGCAATGCAAGACCATCGAGACGCAACTGCCTGACATAGCCGCACTGCCTGACGAGGCATTGCTGGTGAAAGTCACGCGCTTTGCCTTCACCGCCAACAACATCACCTATGCCGTACTCGGCGATCATCTAAAATATTGGCAATTGTTTCCGGCGCCCGAAGGTTTCGGCAACGTTCCGGTGTGGGGCTTTGGCGAGGTGATCGCCTCGAAGCATTCCGGGATTGCCGTTGGCGAAACCCTGTTCGGCTATTTCCCGATGTCGACACATCTCGTGATCGAAGCCGCCGACATCAGCAAGCGAGCCTTGCGCGACGCGGCCGCGCACCGGCAAGATGTGGCGCCGGTCTATAATGCCTATGCGCGCGTTAGCGGCGATCCCTCATTCGCAGGCAGGCAGGGCGACTATCAGGCGCTGCTGCGCCCCTTGTTTATGCTGTCGTTTCTGGTCGATGACTTTCTCGCCGAGAACGAATTTTACGGCGCAAGAAGCGTGATGCTGTCGTCGGCTTCCAGTAAGACGGCCTACGGGCTGGCGCACCTTCTGCATGCAAGAGGTAACGGCATCAAGGTGATCGGGTTGACCTCGGCCGGCAACACGTCCTTCGTCAAATCGCTCGGCTGCTACGACGAAGTCGTGACCTATGAGAACGTAAGCTCGCTGCCGACGAATTCCGCGGTCGCCTATGTCGACATGGCCGGCAACAGCCCGTTACGCGCGACGCTGCACCGGCACTTCGGCGAGCACATGAAATACAGCGGGATCGTCGGGCTCACGCATCGCAAGTCATCGCCCGATGAACCGGCGCAGGCACTGCCGGGCGCCAAGCCCCAATTTTTCTTCGCGCCCGACCATATCCGCAAGCGCGCCAAGGAGTGGGGACCGGGCGGCGTCGAGATGCGGTTCGGCGCCGCGTGGTCCGGCTTCGTGCCGAACCTGGAACGTTGGATGAAGGTGATCGAGAGCCATGGGCCCGCGGCGGTCCAACGCGCCTATCTCGATACCCTCAACGGCCGCGTGCCGCCGGATCAAGGGCTGATCCTGTCGCTATCGGAATAG
- a CDS encoding NAD(P)H-dependent flavin oxidoreductase: MPLPASLANSLELPVVGSPLFIVSGPELVIAQCKAGIVGSFPALNARPVEKLDEWLTRIENELGEYKALHPEKKVAPYAVNQICHHSNDRLMKDMETCVKHKVPVIITSLRPPIEIVEAAHSYGGVVFHDVINVKHARKAAEHGVDGLILVCAGAGGHAGTLSPFALLREVKQWFKGTVLLSGAISDGWGIASALALGADMAYMGTRFIATQEANADPAYKAALIDHAAHDIVYSNLFTGVHGNYLGPSIVAAGLDPANLPQSDKSKMNFGSGGNTKAKAWRDIWGSGQGIGQIADAPPVAELVERLKAEFADAGNEFLKRARA, encoded by the coding sequence ATGCCGTTGCCTGCTTCGCTTGCCAATTCGCTCGAACTGCCCGTGGTCGGATCGCCCCTGTTCATCGTCTCCGGGCCGGAACTTGTCATCGCCCAGTGCAAGGCCGGCATCGTCGGCTCGTTTCCGGCGCTGAACGCGCGTCCCGTCGAAAAACTCGACGAATGGCTGACGCGCATCGAGAACGAACTCGGCGAATACAAGGCGCTGCATCCGGAAAAGAAGGTCGCGCCCTACGCGGTCAACCAGATCTGCCATCATTCAAACGACCGGCTGATGAAGGACATGGAGACCTGCGTGAAACACAAGGTGCCGGTCATCATCACCTCGCTGCGCCCGCCGATCGAAATCGTCGAGGCCGCGCATTCCTATGGCGGCGTCGTGTTCCACGACGTGATCAACGTCAAGCATGCGCGCAAGGCGGCCGAGCACGGCGTGGACGGTCTCATTCTGGTTTGCGCCGGCGCCGGCGGCCATGCCGGCACGCTGTCGCCGTTCGCGCTGCTGCGCGAGGTCAAGCAGTGGTTCAAGGGCACCGTGCTGCTCTCGGGAGCGATTTCCGATGGCTGGGGCATTGCGTCGGCGCTCGCGCTCGGCGCCGACATGGCCTACATGGGCACGCGCTTCATCGCAACGCAGGAAGCGAATGCCGATCCGGCCTACAAAGCCGCGCTGATCGACCACGCCGCGCACGATATCGTCTATTCCAACCTGTTCACCGGCGTGCACGGCAACTATCTCGGCCCCTCGATCGTGGCCGCGGGCCTCGATCCCGCCAATCTGCCGCAGAGCGACAAATCGAAGATGAATTTCGGCTCCGGCGGCAACACCAAGGCCAAGGCGTGGCGCGACATCTGGGGCTCAGGCCAGGGCATCGGCCAGATCGCCGACGCGCCGCCAGTGGCTGAGTTGGTTGAGCGGCTGAAGGCCGAATTCGCCGACGCCGGCAACGAATTTCTCAAGCGCGCGCGTGCGTAA
- the gluQRS gene encoding tRNA glutamyl-Q(34) synthetase GluQRS, with protein sequence MPPPVFRFAPSPNGYLHLGHAYSALLNFDLARERGGRFLLRIEDIDATRCRPEFEAAIYEDLAWLGISWETPVRRQSEHFARYHEAVEKLAGLGLIYPSFESRAEIARLVAQREASAPWPRDPDGAPLYPGVAKSLPPDRRHELIAQGVPYALRLDMQQALARRKDLAWQEHGAGPGGETGVVAARPEAWGDVILARKETPTSYHLSVVIDDALQGVTDVVRGRDLFWSTSVHLVLQQLLGIPQPVYRHHRLVEDASGHKLSKSTQATALRELRGQGASPAGIRSLVGLPDDSCRTTAGC encoded by the coding sequence ATGCCGCCACCCGTTTTCCGATTTGCTCCGAGCCCGAACGGCTACCTCCATCTCGGCCACGCCTATTCGGCGCTATTGAATTTTGACCTCGCGCGCGAGCGCGGCGGGCGGTTTCTGCTGCGGATCGAGGATATCGACGCGACGCGTTGCCGGCCGGAATTCGAGGCGGCGATCTATGAAGACCTCGCCTGGCTCGGGATATCCTGGGAAACGCCGGTGCGGCGACAATCGGAGCATTTCGCGCGCTATCACGAGGCGGTCGAAAAGTTGGCAGGCCTAGGCCTGATCTATCCGAGTTTCGAGAGCCGCGCGGAGATCGCCCGTCTGGTCGCGCAACGCGAGGCCAGCGCGCCCTGGCCGCGGGATCCCGACGGGGCGCCGCTCTATCCGGGCGTCGCGAAATCGCTGCCGCCGGACCGCCGCCACGAGTTGATCGCACAGGGCGTGCCTTACGCGCTGCGGCTCGATATGCAGCAAGCGCTCGCGCGCAGGAAGGACCTGGCCTGGCAGGAACACGGTGCAGGGCCCGGCGGCGAGACCGGTGTCGTCGCCGCACGTCCTGAAGCGTGGGGCGACGTCATCTTGGCGCGGAAGGAGACGCCGACCAGCTATCATCTCTCCGTCGTGATCGACGACGCCCTGCAGGGCGTGACCGACGTGGTACGGGGCAGGGACCTGTTCTGGTCGACGAGCGTCCACCTGGTGTTGCAACAGTTGCTCGGTATCCCGCAACCGGTGTATCGGCATCACCGCCTCGTCGAGGATGCGTCGGGACACAAGCTGTCGAAATCGACGCAAGCCACGGCCTTGCGCGAATTGCGTGGGCAAGGTGCCAGCCCTGCGGGTATTCGCAGCCTCGTCGGTTTGCCCGACGATTCCTGTAGGACTACTGCGGGTTGTTGA
- a CDS encoding LysR family transcriptional regulator has translation MDWELCKTFVAVAEARSFAAAARRLRSSHPTVGRKIAELEAQLGIPLFARSNEGLSLTSHGQKFREHVDAMAAAALRAEAAVSATGAQARGVVKLSIGATLASHWLMPRLGPFLRQHDHIQLEIITYPYPASVRRREADVVLRPVDSGEENLIGRKIGRLGTGFYASRDYAAQRRLPERRDEWKGHSVIGFADRLSNERLARWSDAITRQGSMVMRCSSQGDMLAAARAGLGISTLSCFVAAAYPDLVRVAPQKLVSVADLWLLAHPDLVDLPAVRAVIDFVTACAREDRMRLRG, from the coding sequence ATGGACTGGGAGCTGTGCAAGACCTTCGTCGCGGTGGCCGAGGCCCGCAGCTTCGCGGCGGCCGCGCGCCGCTTGCGCTCCAGTCATCCCACAGTTGGGCGCAAGATTGCCGAACTGGAGGCCCAGCTCGGCATTCCCTTGTTCGCCCGGTCCAACGAAGGCCTTTCACTGACATCGCACGGGCAAAAATTTCGCGAGCATGTCGATGCGATGGCCGCGGCGGCGTTGCGTGCCGAAGCCGCGGTATCGGCAACCGGTGCGCAGGCGCGCGGCGTGGTCAAGCTGTCGATCGGCGCCACGCTCGCCTCGCACTGGCTGATGCCGCGGCTCGGGCCGTTCCTGCGCCAGCACGACCACATCCAGCTCGAGATCATCACCTATCCATATCCGGCGAGCGTCCGCCGCCGCGAGGCCGATGTCGTGCTGCGCCCGGTCGATAGCGGCGAGGAGAATTTGATCGGCCGCAAGATCGGCCGGCTCGGCACCGGCTTCTACGCCTCGCGCGACTATGCCGCGCAGCGGCGCCTTCCCGAACGGCGCGACGAATGGAAAGGCCACAGCGTCATCGGCTTTGCCGACCGATTATCGAACGAGCGTCTGGCGCGCTGGAGCGACGCAATCACGCGGCAGGGCTCAATGGTGATGCGCTGCTCCTCGCAAGGCGACATGCTGGCCGCCGCACGCGCCGGCCTCGGAATTTCGACGCTGTCCTGTTTCGTCGCCGCCGCATATCCCGATCTCGTCCGCGTCGCCCCGCAAAAACTCGTCAGCGTGGCCGATCTCTGGTTGCTGGCGCATCCCGATCTGGTCGATCTCCCCGCCGTGCGCGCCGTGATCGATTTCGTCACCGCTTGCGCGCGCGAGGACCGGATGCGGCTGCGGGGGTGA
- a CDS encoding YihY/virulence factor BrkB family protein produces MKLIRYVYLVVMEAFYTFLADDGWAIASHIALSTLMALFPFLIVLTSLAGFFGSKELADGAVALLLQTWPQQVADALSGEIHDVLTTTRGDILTVGAVLAVYFASNGVEALRVALNRAYSVVEPRAWYWLRLESIGYTLVAAVTSLLMAFLIVLGPLILETARRHIPFFVESNEGLLTFARYGITIAAMTVALFVLHAWLPCGRRSFLQILPGIVFTMVGSLISGVVFGQYLARFASSYVTMYAGLASVIIALVFLYFISAIFVFGGELNAAIMKSQLPKGLSLHEAQSPRRAGSQA; encoded by the coding sequence GTGAAGCTCATTCGCTACGTCTACCTCGTCGTCATGGAGGCGTTTTACACGTTCCTCGCCGATGACGGCTGGGCGATCGCGAGCCACATTGCGCTATCGACGTTGATGGCGCTATTTCCATTCCTGATCGTGCTGACGTCGCTGGCTGGCTTTTTTGGCTCCAAGGAACTCGCCGATGGAGCCGTGGCATTGTTGCTTCAAACCTGGCCGCAACAAGTCGCCGACGCGCTGTCAGGCGAAATCCACGACGTGCTCACGACCACCCGCGGCGACATCCTGACCGTCGGCGCGGTGCTGGCAGTCTATTTCGCCTCCAACGGCGTCGAGGCGCTGCGGGTCGCGCTGAACCGCGCCTATTCGGTGGTCGAGCCGCGGGCGTGGTACTGGCTGCGGCTGGAATCGATCGGCTACACGCTGGTCGCCGCCGTCACGTCGCTCTTGATGGCGTTCCTGATCGTGCTCGGTCCGCTGATCCTGGAGACGGCGCGCCGCCACATTCCGTTCTTCGTCGAGTCCAACGAAGGCCTTCTCACCTTCGCCCGCTACGGTATCACGATCGCGGCGATGACAGTGGCGCTCTTCGTGCTGCATGCCTGGCTGCCCTGCGGCCGGCGGAGTTTTCTGCAGATCCTTCCGGGCATCGTCTTTACCATGGTGGGATCGCTGATCTCGGGCGTCGTGTTCGGCCAGTATCTGGCGCGCTTCGCCAGCAGCTATGTGACGATGTATGCGGGCCTTGCCTCGGTCATCATCGCGCTGGTGTTTCTGTATTTCATTTCGGCGATTTTCGTCTTCGGCGGCGAGCTGAACGCAGCCATCATGAAATCGCAGTTGCCGAAGGGGTTGTCGCTGCATGAAGCGCAGTCGCCAAGGCGCGCGGGCTCACAGGCTTGA
- a CDS encoding ATP-binding protein — translation MAAKRRSPGTTGTVKKRRVKKRVSGAAVKKRGTRTSAIAAPGMVESALAAFAHEVRTPLTGILAISNLLATSDLDERERRWVDTIRAGAEHLASLATLFVDAARSGGPGLEVRQDFFDLHTLARNAGDSLTGRAAAKGLQSSVDISEELPGFAIGDPVRLRAALENLIDNAVKFTEQGSVGLQVTPVRGPKGKVAVSFAISDSGIGLALNEIKRLFRPFSQANVSIASRFGGAGLGLSSVKQLARAMGGDITVTQRPGGGTTFTLNVVMSPAKDAAPAASGAGGEVSISSPRPLRLLSVEDNPFGRVVLNTILTELGHQTDFIGQGEAAPERLAQGAFDAVLMDMVLPGIDGVEAIRRIRALEPPLGRIPIIGISGRSEDEAASRAAGAEIFLVKPVSPRALATALHAATTPSATAIS, via the coding sequence ATGGCGGCAAAGCGGCGCTCACCAGGCACCACGGGAACAGTCAAGAAGCGGCGAGTGAAAAAGCGCGTGTCCGGCGCCGCGGTCAAAAAACGCGGCACGCGCACGTCCGCGATCGCTGCACCCGGGATGGTCGAGAGCGCGCTGGCGGCCTTTGCGCACGAGGTGCGCACGCCGCTGACCGGCATTCTCGCGATCAGCAATCTTTTGGCGACCTCGGACCTCGACGAGCGCGAGCGGCGCTGGGTCGATACCATCAGGGCGGGCGCGGAACATCTGGCGAGCCTTGCGACCCTGTTCGTCGACGCCGCGCGCAGCGGCGGCCCCGGGCTCGAGGTGCGGCAGGACTTCTTCGACCTGCATACGCTTGCTCGCAACGCCGGCGATTCGCTGACCGGGCGTGCCGCGGCCAAGGGCCTGCAGTCGTCGGTCGACATTTCCGAAGAACTTCCAGGGTTTGCGATCGGCGATCCCGTCCGCCTGCGCGCCGCGCTGGAGAACCTGATCGACAATGCGGTAAAATTCACTGAACAGGGCAGTGTCGGGCTGCAGGTCACGCCCGTGCGGGGTCCGAAGGGCAAGGTCGCCGTCTCATTCGCAATCTCCGACAGCGGGATCGGCCTTGCGCTGAACGAAATCAAGCGCCTGTTCCGGCCATTCTCGCAGGCCAATGTCTCCATTGCATCGCGCTTCGGCGGCGCCGGTCTCGGATTGTCGTCGGTCAAGCAACTGGCGCGTGCTATGGGCGGCGACATCACTGTGACGCAGCGCCCGGGCGGCGGTACGACCTTTACCCTCAACGTCGTAATGTCGCCCGCAAAGGACGCCGCGCCGGCGGCATCCGGCGCCGGTGGCGAGGTATCGATCAGTTCGCCGCGGCCATTGCGCCTGCTCAGCGTCGAAGACAACCCGTTCGGTCGTGTCGTGCTCAACACGATCCTGACCGAACTCGGTCACCAGACCGACTTCATCGGCCAGGGAGAGGCGGCGCCCGAGCGGCTCGCGCAAGGCGCGTTCGATGCGGTGTTGATGGACATGGTCCTGCCGGGCATCGACGGCGTCGAGGCGATCAGGCGCATTCGCGCGCTGGAGCCGCCGCTCGGGCGCATTCCGATCATCGGCATATCAGGTCGCAGCGAGGACGAGGCGGCGTCGCGCGCCGCCGGCGCCGAGATCTTTCTGGTCAAGCCTGTGAGCCCGCGCGCCTTGGCGACTGCGCTTCATGCAGCGACAACCCCTTCGGCAACTGCGATTTCATGA
- a CDS encoding DNA-3-methyladenine glycosylase family protein — translation MTIHLNTQSDLEDAVHALVKQDPRLKPILELTGMPALRQREPGFAGLAGIVCGQQLSTASAGAIWARLTAAFDPFDHEVIRKTRADRLGRLGLSAAKIKTLKNIARELAAERLNLEVLAEEDADAAHHTLTALPGIGPWTADIYLLFCLGHGDAWPAGDLAVQEAVKIGLGLKTRPTAKQMAPLAEPWRPLRGAAAHLWWSYYRVLKKREGVLASKP, via the coding sequence ATGACCATCCACCTCAACACCCAGTCCGATCTCGAGGACGCCGTCCACGCACTGGTGAAGCAGGACCCAAGGCTCAAACCGATTCTCGAACTTACGGGCATGCCGGCGCTGCGGCAGCGCGAGCCGGGGTTCGCGGGGCTTGCTGGCATCGTCTGCGGCCAGCAATTGTCTACCGCCAGCGCCGGAGCGATCTGGGCGCGGCTGACGGCCGCGTTCGATCCGTTCGATCACGAAGTCATCCGCAAGACCCGCGCCGACCGCCTCGGCCGGCTCGGGCTGTCGGCCGCCAAGATCAAGACGCTGAAGAATATCGCGCGCGAACTGGCCGCCGAGCGGCTCAATCTCGAGGTGCTGGCAGAAGAGGATGCCGACGCCGCCCACCATACGCTGACCGCGCTGCCCGGCATCGGCCCGTGGACCGCCGATATCTATCTCTTGTTCTGCCTCGGCCACGGCGACGCCTGGCCCGCCGGCGACCTCGCGGTGCAGGAGGCGGTCAAAATCGGGCTCGGCCTGAAAACGCGTCCGACCGCCAAGCAGATGGCGCCACTGGCGGAACCGTGGCGTCCCCTGCGCGGCGCGGCGGCGCATCTGTGGTGGAGCTATTATCGGGTTCTGAAAAAGCGCGAGGGCGTGCTGGCAAGCAAGCCGTGA
- a CDS encoding cob(I)yrinic acid a,c-diamide adenosyltransferase, translating into MVVLNRIYTKTGDDGTTALGSGERRPKYDLRISAYGTVDETNAAIGVVRLHLGDARELDAMLGRIQNDLFDLGADLAVPQRDGKAERLRMLSSQVERLERDIDALNDHLAPLTSFVLPGGTPAAAYLHLARTICRRAERIMVELAARPEEPVSSAAIQYMNRLSDFLFVASRAMNDNGAGDVLWVPGQNR; encoded by the coding sequence ATGGTCGTGCTCAACCGCATCTATACCAAGACCGGCGATGACGGCACCACGGCGCTCGGCAGCGGCGAGCGCCGCCCGAAATACGATCTGCGCATCAGCGCCTACGGCACCGTAGATGAAACCAACGCCGCGATCGGCGTGGTGAGGCTGCACCTCGGCGATGCCCGCGAACTCGATGCGATGCTCGGCCGGATCCAGAACGATTTGTTCGATCTCGGCGCCGACCTTGCGGTGCCACAGCGCGACGGCAAGGCCGAGCGGCTCCGGATGCTATCGAGCCAGGTCGAGCGGCTCGAGCGCGACATCGATGCGCTGAACGATCATCTCGCGCCCCTGACCTCGTTCGTGCTGCCCGGCGGCACCCCCGCTGCCGCATACCTGCACCTCGCCCGTACCATATGCCGCAGGGCGGAACGGATCATGGTGGAACTCGCTGCGCGGCCGGAGGAGCCGGTGAGCTCGGCTGCCATTCAGTATATGAACCGCCTGTCCGATTTCCTGTTCGTGGCCAGCCGCGCCATGAACGATAATGGGGCCGGAGACGTGTTGTGGGTGCCGGGTCAGAACCGTTAA
- a CDS encoding twin transmembrane helix small protein: MASFLSSIVLPIALAAVAIVLLLGLVNMMRGGSPNRSQNLMRLRVLLQFVAIVITMVVVWALGK; the protein is encoded by the coding sequence ATGGCATCCTTTCTGAGTTCGATTGTTCTCCCCATCGCGCTTGCGGCCGTGGCTATCGTGCTGTTGCTCGGCCTCGTCAACATGATGCGCGGCGGCTCGCCGAACCGCTCGCAGAACCTGATGCGGCTTCGGGTGCTGCTGCAGTTCGTCGCCATCGTCATCACCATGGTTGTGGTGTGGGCGTTGGGCAAATAA
- a CDS encoding ABC transporter substrate-binding protein, which produces MRLSRPVLTIALALLGSPAALAEGDKGEIRIGQTLPYSGPASGFGIIGRAQEAYFEKINAEGGINGRKIKFFSLDDAYSPPKTVEQTRKLVEQEEVLLTFGSLGTATNNAVHRYLNSKKVPQLFVLSGATKWADPKNFPWTMPGMATYQSEGVVYAKHVLQTKPDAKIAILSQNDDFGRDYVAGFKRALGDKAATMIVSEATYETSAPTISSQLATLKASGANVMFGVVLGKFTSQMIKGVAEINWKPDLFFVPTSASSISFLEPAGLENAVGLISSSNQKDTMDVQWANDPGVKEYFAFMKQYLPNADLSNSNYAAGYHYANLMVKVLMACKDDFSRENIMKQAASLRDVPLPLLLPGITVTTAADDYLPFQQLRLRRFDGKSWVGFGEILDDR; this is translated from the coding sequence ATGAGACTGTCACGACCTGTGTTGACTATCGCACTCGCGTTGCTGGGAAGCCCCGCGGCTCTCGCCGAAGGGGACAAGGGGGAAATCCGCATCGGCCAGACACTGCCCTATAGCGGCCCGGCATCCGGCTTCGGCATCATCGGCCGGGCGCAGGAAGCCTATTTTGAGAAGATCAACGCCGAGGGCGGCATCAACGGCCGCAAGATCAAGTTCTTCAGCCTTGATGACGCGTACTCGCCGCCCAAGACGGTCGAGCAGACCCGAAAGCTCGTCGAGCAGGAAGAGGTGCTGCTGACCTTCGGCTCGCTCGGAACCGCCACCAACAACGCCGTGCATCGCTACCTCAATAGCAAGAAAGTGCCGCAGCTGTTCGTGCTGAGCGGCGCAACCAAATGGGCCGACCCGAAGAATTTTCCGTGGACCATGCCGGGAATGGCGACCTATCAGTCCGAAGGCGTCGTCTACGCCAAGCATGTCCTGCAGACCAAGCCCGACGCCAAGATCGCCATCCTGTCGCAGAACGATGATTTCGGCCGCGACTACGTCGCCGGCTTCAAGCGGGCACTCGGCGACAAGGCCGCGACCATGATCGTGTCGGAGGCAACCTACGAGACCAGCGCGCCAACCATCAGCTCGCAGCTTGCGACACTGAAGGCCTCGGGCGCCAACGTGATGTTTGGCGTCGTGCTCGGCAAGTTCACCTCGCAGATGATCAAGGGTGTCGCCGAGATCAATTGGAAGCCGGATCTGTTTTTCGTGCCGACCTCGGCGTCATCGATCTCGTTCCTGGAGCCGGCCGGGCTGGAGAACGCCGTCGGCCTGATCTCGTCCAGCAACCAGAAGGACACGATGGACGTTCAATGGGCCAATGACCCCGGCGTGAAAGAGTATTTCGCGTTCATGAAGCAATATTTGCCGAATGCGGACCTCTCCAATTCGAACTACGCTGCCGGCTATCACTATGCGAATCTCATGGTGAAAGTTCTGATGGCCTGCAAGGACGACTTCAGCCGCGAGAACATCATGAAGCAGGCCGCCTCGTTGCGTGATGTGCCGCTTCCACTGCTATTGCCGGGCATCACGGTAACGACCGCTGCCGATGACTACCTGCCGTTCCAGCAATTGCGGCTGCGCCGCTTCGACGGCAAGAGCTGGGTTGGCTTCGGTGAAATTCTGGACGACCGCTAA